From one Flavobacterium sp. N502536 genomic stretch:
- the pruA gene encoding L-glutamate gamma-semialdehyde dehydrogenase translates to MLKGFFHVPKAVNEPVKGYAPNSPEKAAVQAAYTTLWNSKIDVPLYIGSEEIRTGNTRTISAPHDHKHIVGTYHLAEKQHIEKAIANALESRKAWANMAWEQRAAIFLKAAELIAGPYRARINAATMIGQSKNIHQAEIDAACELIDFLRYNVEFMTQIYGDQPKSDSTTWNRLEYRPLEGFVYAITPFNFTAIAANLPASAAMMGNVVVWKPSDSQVFSAKIIIDIFKEAGVPDGVINVVFGDALMITDTVLASRDFAGVHFTGSTHVFKDIWAKIGANIHHYKTYPRIVGETGGKDFIIAHPSANVKQVTTGIVRGAFEFQGQKCSAASRAYIPQSLWPAVKEQLIADVKSFKIGSPEDFGNFITAVIHEGSFDKLASYIDQAKKDADAEIIVGGNYDKSVGYFIEPTVIVTTNPKYTTMETELFGPVITIYVYEDAKWEETLELVDTTSEYALTGAVFSQDRYAIEVATVKLQNAAGNFYINDKPTGAVVGMQPFGGARASGTNDKAGSALNLLRWASPRTIKETFVTPEDYRYPFLG, encoded by the coding sequence AAAGCGGTAAACGAGCCGGTAAAAGGATACGCACCTAATTCACCAGAAAAAGCAGCAGTACAGGCAGCTTACACTACTTTGTGGAACTCTAAAATCGACGTGCCGTTATACATCGGAAGCGAAGAAATCAGAACTGGAAATACAAGAACAATTTCAGCTCCTCACGATCACAAACATATCGTAGGAACCTATCACTTAGCTGAAAAACAACATATCGAAAAAGCAATTGCCAACGCTCTTGAATCAAGAAAAGCATGGGCAAATATGGCATGGGAACAACGTGCTGCTATTTTCTTAAAAGCTGCTGAACTTATTGCAGGACCTTACAGAGCCCGCATTAATGCTGCAACAATGATTGGTCAATCTAAAAATATCCACCAGGCAGAAATTGACGCTGCTTGTGAGTTAATTGACTTTTTACGTTACAACGTAGAATTTATGACTCAGATTTACGGAGATCAGCCAAAATCAGATTCTACAACCTGGAATCGTTTAGAATACAGACCTCTTGAAGGTTTTGTTTACGCAATTACTCCTTTTAACTTTACTGCTATTGCTGCAAATCTTCCTGCAAGTGCTGCTATGATGGGTAACGTTGTAGTTTGGAAACCAAGCGACAGTCAGGTTTTCTCTGCAAAAATCATCATCGATATTTTCAAAGAAGCAGGTGTTCCTGATGGGGTTATCAATGTTGTTTTTGGTGATGCTTTAATGATTACTGATACTGTATTGGCAAGCCGCGATTTTGCAGGAGTTCACTTTACAGGATCAACTCACGTATTTAAAGATATCTGGGCTAAAATTGGCGCTAACATTCACCACTACAAAACTTACCCAAGAATCGTTGGAGAAACTGGTGGTAAAGATTTTATCATTGCACACCCAAGCGCTAACGTAAAACAAGTGACTACAGGAATTGTTCGTGGTGCATTTGAATTTCAAGGACAAAAATGTTCTGCGGCTTCAAGAGCTTATATCCCACAAAGTTTATGGCCAGCTGTAAAAGAACAATTAATTGCGGATGTGAAATCTTTCAAAATAGGTTCTCCGGAAGATTTTGGAAACTTCATCACAGCAGTTATTCACGAAGGTTCTTTTGATAAATTAGCAAGTTACATCGACCAGGCTAAAAAAGACGCTGATGCTGAAATCATCGTTGGAGGAAATTACGATAAATCAGTTGGATACTTTATTGAGCCAACCGTTATTGTAACGACAAACCCAAAATATACTACCATGGAAACCGAATTGTTCGGACCGGTAATCACGATTTATGTTTACGAAGATGCTAAATGGGAAGAGACTTTAGAATTAGTGGATACTACTTCTGAATATGCTTTAACCGGAGCAGTATTTAGCCAGGATCGTTATGCTATTGAAGTAGCTACAGTGAAATTGCAAAATGCTGCAGGTAACTTCTACATCAACGACAAACCAACAGGAGCCGTTGTAGGAATGCAACCATTTGGTGGAGCAAGAGCTTCAGGAACTAACGATAAAGCAGGTTCTGCATTGAACTTATTGCGTTGGGCATCTCCAAGAACAATCAAAGAAACGTTTGTAACTCCGGAAGATTACAGATACCCATTCTTAGGTTAA